In the Clostridium gelidum genome, ATGTTTTGAAATTTATTTTCTTGTGGAATTAGTAATGCTCCGTTTTTATGCACCTGAAGATTAAGTCCAAGATACTTTTCAAAATCACCTTCAATTGCATTTCTATAAGTTTTTATATATTCATAATCTTCTAAAGGTCCATCATTTCTATATACAATGGGAGACAATAATAGTCTTCTATATGCTCTATATTTTCTAAGTACTCCCTTATCAGCATCTGTATTAAAATTTTCATCTTTTAATATATCTTCCACAGTAGTTTTTTCATTTATATTATTATTGAATACTTTAACCATATACTTAGATATTCCAGTGCTTTCAAACAAAACTTCCTTTGTACTATCTTTTGCAAAGCTTTCTTCATTTCCATCATTTATTTTTATTATTTTATATTTAATACTAAATCTAAGGACTTTAATTAAGCTTCTTCTTGTATAATAATTAGTCCAATCCACGCTATCCCCAATTGGATTTAAACTTATAAATTCTGTAATATGTGAAAGTAGAAATTGTTCTTCCTTAGCTTTATCCTCTAAAAACATGAGTAATAACATTAAGAAACTATATTCTCTTGCCTCAGTAAACTCATCTATTCCCATAAAACTCTCTGCTATACCTGGAATCTTTTCTAGCTTTAAAAAGTCACCTCTAATTATTACGTTATATCCTAATTTATCTCTTAAAAAACTCGAGAAATCCTTTATATTATCTTTTACAGCATAATAACTTTCTCTATCATATTCTTTAGAAATATAAAAATTCACAAGTAGCTTTTTTAAGTTTTCCATGAATTTATTTCCCCTTCCTAAAAACAAGTTTGTAATGAGGCATTTTTAATACTCCATCCCTACAATTAAGATTTATTGTTTTATGAGCTTCACTAAAATCTACTACATAATCCATTCCAAAATCGCTTTTATTTAAGTTTTGCTTCTTACTAATTCCTTTGCTTAATAATTTCAAAAGAAGTGTTCTGTCCTTGCCTTCTATTTGATCTAGCTCATTAAAATCTATTATATTATCTTTTAGGAAAGTTTTTATTCTCTCTTCTTCATTTTTTCTTTTCTCTAAAAGATTCTTTAACTTTTCTTCTTTTTTATTACTTTTATCTTTTATAGGATTTTTGGTTATCTTTTCTCTAAAACTTCTTTCTCGTGGTTTTATAATGTAGTTTTTCGGAGTTTCATCATATATGCTGCTATTTATACTTTCTGTTTCTCTTTTTTCATTCCCTAAAATTTTTATTATATTAAAGGATCCAAACACAGCTGCACATAATTTATGCGCCTCATTTATATCATCAATAGCGTTGAATACTTTTGCAATGTTTCTATATTCTTCTTTTCTATTTGCATTGTTATTTTTTCTATCTGCT is a window encoding:
- a CDS encoding TIGR02678 family protein — translated: MENLKKLLVNFYISKEYDRESYYAVKDNIKDFSSFLRDKLGYNVIIRGDFLKLEKIPGIAESFMGIDEFTEAREYSFLMLLLMFLEDKAKEEQFLLSHITEFISLNPIGDSVDWTNYYTRRSLIKVLRFSIKYKIIKINDGNEESFAKDSTKEVLFESTGISKYMVKVFNNNINEKTTVEDILKDENFNTDADKGVLRKYRAYRRLLLSPIVYRNDGPLEDYEYIKTYRNAIEGDFEKYLGLNLQVHKNGALLIPQENKFQNIETFPCNKGISDLTLHIITYINKIIRNEKDKLTNDDLFMMDKEYFEKLLEKVQREKKNGLSKEYRDMQFGKMCYEVINYMTRIKLIEEKEDKIVIYPLCGKIQGDYPRDYEIKDIGSDKNE